One genomic segment of Amycolatopsis sp. Hca4 includes these proteins:
- the pstC gene encoding phosphate ABC transporter permease subunit PstC, translating into MRPGDRIFQNLTTGAGIFVVALIGLIGLFLLIQAIPALQANKVNFLTNHGWSTNDPANMAFGILDLLEVTVATSLVALVIAMPVSLGIALFLTQYAPPRLARPFAYVVDLLAAVPSIIFGLWGILVFAPAIEPFAQWVNDTFSWFPILAPGNVAPSVRGTIFTAGIVLAVMILPIITSLSREVFERTPTPHIEGALALGATRWEVIRTTVLPFGKAGYVGASMLGLGRALGETIALAVILLIPQGKNFDWSLFDGGATFASKIAANYSEFNNEVSAGAYIAAGLVLFVLTFVVNFFARSIIGKKGD; encoded by the coding sequence GTGCGGCCCGGTGACCGCATCTTCCAGAACCTGACCACCGGGGCCGGGATCTTCGTCGTCGCCCTGATCGGCCTGATCGGCCTCTTCCTGCTGATCCAGGCGATCCCGGCGCTGCAGGCGAACAAGGTCAACTTCCTCACCAACCACGGCTGGTCGACCAACGACCCGGCGAACATGGCGTTCGGCATCCTCGACCTGCTCGAGGTCACCGTGGCGACGTCGCTCGTGGCCCTGGTCATCGCGATGCCGGTCTCGCTGGGCATCGCGCTGTTCCTGACCCAGTACGCGCCGCCGCGCCTCGCGCGGCCGTTCGCCTACGTCGTCGACCTGCTCGCCGCGGTGCCGTCGATCATCTTCGGCCTCTGGGGCATCCTGGTCTTCGCGCCGGCGATCGAGCCGTTCGCGCAGTGGGTCAACGACACGTTCTCGTGGTTCCCGATCCTCGCGCCCGGCAACGTCGCGCCGAGCGTGCGCGGCACGATCTTCACCGCGGGCATCGTGCTGGCCGTGATGATCCTGCCGATCATCACGTCGCTCTCGCGCGAGGTGTTCGAGCGGACGCCGACCCCGCACATCGAGGGTGCGCTCGCCCTCGGCGCCACCCGCTGGGAGGTCATCCGCACCACGGTCCTGCCGTTCGGCAAGGCCGGCTACGTCGGCGCGTCCATGCTGGGCCTCGGCCGCGCGCTGGGCGAAACGATCGCGCTGGCCGTCATCCTGCTGATCCCGCAGGGCAAGAACTTCGACTGGAGCCTCTTCGACGGCGGCGCCACCTTCGCCTCGAAGATCGCCGCCAACTACAGCGAGTTCAATAACGAGGTCTCGGCCGGGGCGTACATCGCGGCCGGCCTGGTGCTGTTCGTGCTCACCTTCGTCGTGAACTTCTTCGCGCGGTCCATCATCGGCAAGAAGGGGGACTGA
- the mshD gene encoding mycothiol synthase — MTGEWRQELDEKQLEDVRGLLLAVRGADGRPEVGPDGPLPGEFDGGEHLVACVEDEVVGYAHLDTTGDSFGHQVAELFVHPAHRGRGYGAKLLQSLDERAAVGFRVWAHGDHPAAQKLAVKTGLERKRELLILHVDVDSAVWPEPVLREGVSLRTFVPGQDEDAVVRVNARAFDWHPEQGALTADDVRADEARPWFDADGFFLAEQDGEVIGFHWTKVHEPTPGRFGGEPVGEVYVVGVDPAAQGGGLGRALTLAGLRYLASRGLRQIILYVEGDNAPALAVYTKLGFTRHETDVQYGR, encoded by the coding sequence GTGACCGGAGAGTGGCGGCAGGAACTGGACGAAAAGCAGCTCGAGGACGTCCGCGGGCTGCTGCTGGCCGTGCGGGGAGCGGACGGGCGCCCCGAGGTCGGGCCCGATGGCCCGCTGCCCGGCGAGTTCGACGGCGGTGAGCACCTGGTCGCCTGCGTCGAGGACGAGGTCGTCGGCTACGCGCACCTCGACACCACGGGTGATTCCTTCGGCCACCAGGTCGCCGAGCTGTTCGTGCACCCCGCCCACCGTGGCCGCGGCTACGGCGCGAAGCTCCTTCAGTCGCTCGACGAGCGGGCCGCGGTCGGGTTCCGCGTCTGGGCGCACGGTGACCACCCGGCCGCGCAGAAGCTGGCCGTCAAGACCGGTCTCGAACGCAAGCGCGAACTGCTGATCCTGCACGTCGACGTCGACAGCGCGGTCTGGCCCGAGCCGGTGCTGCGCGAGGGCGTGTCGCTGCGGACGTTCGTGCCGGGCCAGGACGAGGACGCCGTGGTCCGGGTGAACGCGCGGGCCTTCGACTGGCACCCCGAGCAGGGCGCGCTGACCGCCGACGACGTCCGCGCCGACGAAGCCCGGCCGTGGTTCGACGCCGACGGCTTCTTCCTCGCCGAACAGGACGGCGAGGTCATCGGCTTCCACTGGACGAAGGTGCACGAGCCCACCCCCGGCCGGTTCGGCGGCGAGCCCGTCGGCGAGGTGTACGTCGTCGGCGTCGACCCGGCCGCGCAGGGCGGCGGGCTCGGCCGGGCGCTCACGCTCGCCGGGCTGCGGTACCTCGCGAGCCGCGGGCTGCGGCAGATCATCCTGTACGTCGAGGGCGACAACGCGCCGGCTCTGGCGGTCTACACCAAGCTCGGGTTCACCCGTCACGAAACCGACGTCCAGTACGGTCGGTGA
- the pstA gene encoding phosphate ABC transporter permease PstA, whose protein sequence is MSTTLEAPATTPAFQQVSLGRKVKNGLATTLVWLSFLIAVVPLVWVLYTVIAYGIKRIPYSNWWTEDFGDVLSDEVGGGVLHAIVGTLLQGLVCAIIAVPIGMLVAIYLVEYGRGGKLAKATTFMVDILSGVPSIVAALFIYALWITTLGLPRSGLAVSLALVLLMIPVVVRSSEEMLRIVPDDLREASYALGVPKWKTIMKIVLPTALSGIIGGIMMALARVMGETAPLLVLVGYSAYTNWDIFHGEQAALPLLMNNERVSNPMDPGSVGFDRIWGAALTLVLIIAVINLLATVFARLVAPKKK, encoded by the coding sequence ATGTCCACCACGCTCGAAGCTCCCGCCACGACCCCGGCGTTCCAGCAGGTCAGCCTGGGCCGCAAGGTCAAGAACGGGCTGGCGACCACGCTGGTCTGGCTGTCGTTCCTGATCGCCGTCGTCCCGCTGGTGTGGGTGCTCTACACGGTGATCGCCTACGGCATCAAGCGCATCCCCTACAGCAACTGGTGGACCGAGGACTTCGGCGACGTCCTGTCCGACGAGGTCGGCGGCGGCGTGCTGCACGCCATCGTCGGCACCCTGCTGCAGGGCCTGGTGTGCGCGATCATCGCGGTGCCGATCGGCATGCTCGTCGCGATCTACCTCGTCGAGTACGGCCGGGGCGGCAAGCTCGCCAAGGCCACCACGTTCATGGTGGACATCCTCTCCGGTGTCCCGTCCATCGTGGCCGCGCTGTTCATCTACGCGCTGTGGATCACCACGCTCGGCCTGCCGCGCAGCGGCCTCGCCGTTTCGCTGGCCCTGGTGCTGCTGATGATCCCGGTGGTCGTGCGGTCGTCGGAGGAGATGCTGCGGATCGTCCCCGACGACCTGCGCGAGGCGTCGTACGCGCTGGGCGTGCCGAAGTGGAAGACGATCATGAAGATCGTGCTGCCGACGGCGCTGTCCGGCATCATCGGCGGCATCATGATGGCGCTCGCCCGGGTCATGGGCGAGACGGCGCCGCTGCTGGTCCTGGTCGGCTACTCGGCCTACACGAACTGGGACATCTTCCACGGCGAGCAGGCCGCCCTGCCGCTGCTGATGAACAACGAGCGCGTCAGCAACCCGATGGACCCCGGCTCGGTCGGCTTCGACCGGATCTGGGGCGCGGCACTGACGCTGGTGCTCATCATCGCCGTCATCAACCTCCTCGCCACCGTGTTCGCGCGCCTCGTCGCCCCGAAGAAGAAGTGA
- a CDS encoding FABP family protein, whose product MTASGDEAIVAAEKRAESTRSRNLPLWDDLPIPNDTANLREGPNLNDACLALLPLVGVWRGEGEVDYPTIEGPYKFAQQLTISHDGRPFLIHESRAWLLDEDGNVIRPAARESGFWRPQADDTIELLLTHNTGIVELYYGKPRNQTSWELGTDAVIRTATAKDVTAAQRLYGLIEGSLGYVEERAMAGQEMQPHTSALLHRVVG is encoded by the coding sequence ATGACCGCCAGCGGCGACGAAGCCATCGTGGCAGCGGAGAAGCGCGCGGAGAGCACCCGTTCGCGCAACCTCCCGCTGTGGGACGACCTGCCCATCCCCAACGACACCGCGAACCTGCGCGAGGGGCCGAACCTCAACGACGCCTGCCTCGCGCTGCTGCCGCTCGTCGGTGTCTGGCGCGGTGAGGGCGAGGTCGACTACCCGACCATCGAGGGCCCGTACAAGTTCGCGCAGCAGCTGACGATCTCCCACGACGGGCGCCCGTTCCTGATCCACGAGTCCCGCGCGTGGCTGCTGGACGAGGACGGCAACGTCATCCGGCCCGCCGCCCGCGAGTCCGGGTTCTGGCGGCCGCAGGCGGACGACACGATCGAGCTGCTGCTCACCCACAACACCGGCATCGTCGAGCTGTACTACGGCAAGCCGCGCAACCAGACGTCGTGGGAGCTCGGCACCGACGCGGTGATCCGCACGGCGACGGCCAAGGACGTCACCGCGGCCCAGCGCCTGTACGGCCTGATCGAAGGCTCCCTCGGCTACGTCGAGGAGCGGGCGATGGCGGGCCAGGAGATGCAGCCGCACACCTCGGCGCTGCTGCACCGCGTCGTCGGCTGA
- the pstS gene encoding phosphate ABC transporter substrate-binding protein PstS — translation MKIMRPLSAVGIVASAALVLAACGTDPAASNSSSSNSASAPAATGTADVECGGKSPLSAEGSSAQKNAIDIFTQEYGKKCSGQKVNYNPSGSGAGVKQFNANQIDFGGSDSPIKDADAAAAKARCASDAWNIPLVVGPIAVAYKLSGVDKLVLTPSVTAKIFSGAITKWNDPAIKGVKGNESLNLPDKAIQVVSRSDESGTTDNFQKYLGAAAKADWTKGAGKKFNGGVGNGAQGSNGVATAVKASDGGITYVEGAFAKDGLTPALIDSGSGGVELNSENVAKSLDAAKFLKDGSNDLALDLNGIYASNTPGAYPLLLTTYEIVCSKYSNPDVAKAVKAFLTVAATTGQQPLSAKGYVPIPQSLQTKVLAAVKAIS, via the coding sequence GTGAAGATCATGCGGCCCCTGAGCGCGGTCGGCATCGTGGCGAGCGCCGCTCTCGTGCTCGCCGCCTGTGGCACTGACCCCGCGGCGTCCAACAGCAGCAGCTCGAACTCGGCTTCGGCGCCTGCTGCGACCGGCACCGCCGATGTGGAGTGCGGCGGCAAGAGCCCGCTCTCCGCGGAAGGCTCGTCGGCCCAGAAGAACGCCATCGACATCTTCACGCAGGAGTACGGCAAGAAGTGCTCGGGCCAGAAGGTCAACTACAACCCGAGCGGTTCGGGCGCGGGCGTCAAGCAGTTCAACGCCAACCAGATCGACTTCGGCGGCTCCGACTCGCCGATCAAGGACGCCGACGCCGCGGCCGCCAAGGCCCGCTGCGCCAGCGACGCCTGGAACATCCCGCTGGTCGTCGGCCCGATCGCGGTCGCCTACAAGCTGTCCGGGGTGGACAAGCTGGTGCTGACCCCGTCGGTCACCGCCAAGATCTTCAGCGGCGCGATCACCAAGTGGAACGACCCGGCCATCAAGGGCGTCAAGGGCAACGAGAGCCTGAACCTGCCGGACAAGGCCATCCAGGTCGTCTCCCGCTCCGACGAGTCGGGCACCACCGACAACTTCCAGAAGTACCTGGGTGCGGCGGCGAAGGCCGACTGGACCAAGGGGGCCGGCAAGAAGTTCAACGGCGGCGTCGGCAACGGTGCGCAGGGCTCCAACGGTGTCGCGACCGCGGTGAAGGCCTCCGACGGCGGCATCACCTACGTCGAGGGCGCGTTCGCCAAGGACGGCCTGACCCCGGCCCTGATCGACAGCGGCTCCGGCGGTGTCGAGCTCAACTCGGAGAACGTGGCGAAGTCCCTGGACGCGGCCAAGTTCCTCAAGGACGGCTCCAACGACCTCGCGCTCGACCTCAACGGCATCTACGCCAGCAACACCCCGGGTGCCTACCCGCTGCTGCTGACGACCTACGAGATCGTCTGCTCGAAGTACTCGAACCCGGACGTCGCGAAGGCCGTCAAGGCGTTCCTGACGGTCGCCGCCACCACCGGTCAGCAACCGCTGTCCGCCAAGGGCTACGTGCCGATCCCGCAGTCGCTGCAGACCAAGGTCCTGGCCGCGGTCAAGGCGATCTCCTGA
- a CDS encoding DUF2993 domain-containing protein, translating into MVSRPVTRDDRPGPTPDARRRGRRARRWVIALIVLVLLLVGADFGAAAFAEHMISQKVRTQLQLSDDPSVTIHGFPFLTQALGGDYSHISVSAAGIPVAQKLQDVAVNAELEDVKAPLSDLTNGNTKAITIGELTGSVTIKAADLARLSPLDKIKDLRIEPSTTEYVENGDAGQSEPAPTTTKTTEGQADQDESSTGVRISGHLQFAGKDLEIFCFAMIEADAAKGTINFLPKRLQFGNDQETTVVPAAVQKALMPNFNASINTKDLPLSVTPTGVRVQSGSVTIKGKASNVSFADLSK; encoded by the coding sequence ATGGTGAGCAGGCCCGTGACCCGGGACGACCGACCCGGACCGACGCCCGACGCGCGACGCCGCGGCCGCCGGGCCCGGCGCTGGGTGATCGCACTGATCGTGCTGGTCCTGCTGCTGGTCGGGGCCGATTTCGGGGCGGCGGCGTTCGCCGAGCACATGATTTCGCAGAAGGTGCGCACCCAGCTGCAGCTGAGCGACGACCCGTCGGTGACGATCCACGGCTTCCCGTTCCTCACCCAGGCCCTCGGCGGTGACTACAGTCACATCAGCGTGTCCGCCGCCGGCATCCCGGTCGCCCAGAAGCTGCAGGACGTCGCGGTGAACGCCGAGCTCGAGGACGTCAAGGCCCCGCTGTCCGACCTCACGAACGGCAACACGAAGGCGATCACCATCGGCGAGCTGACCGGCTCGGTCACCATCAAGGCCGCCGACCTGGCCCGGCTCTCGCCGCTGGACAAGATCAAGGACCTCCGGATCGAGCCGTCGACCACCGAATACGTCGAAAACGGCGACGCCGGCCAGAGCGAGCCCGCGCCGACCACGACGAAGACCACCGAGGGCCAGGCCGACCAGGACGAGTCGAGCACCGGTGTCCGCATCTCGGGACACCTTCAGTTCGCGGGCAAGGATCTGGAAATCTTCTGTTTCGCGATGATCGAGGCGGACGCCGCCAAGGGAACGATCAACTTCCTCCCCAAGCGGCTGCAGTTCGGGAACGACCAGGAGACCACCGTCGTCCCGGCGGCGGTCCAGAAGGCGCTGATGCCGAACTTCAACGCCTCGATCAACACGAAGGACCTGCCGCTGTCGGTCACCCCGACCGGCGTGCGGGTGCAGAGCGGATCGGTGACGATCAAGGGCAAGGCGAGCAACGTGTCCTTCGCGGACCTCAGCAAGTAG
- a CDS encoding DUF1416 domain-containing protein — MAVDDSCGAPAQEATPADFDTRGQVVLAGKVTGANGPVGGAFVRLLDGGGDFTGEVVSSADGDFRFYAAPGEWTVRALHRTGNGEASVTAEGPGLHQLAISVG, encoded by the coding sequence ATGGCGGTTGACGACAGCTGCGGCGCACCGGCCCAGGAGGCCACGCCTGCGGACTTCGACACGCGCGGCCAGGTCGTGCTCGCCGGCAAGGTGACCGGCGCGAACGGGCCGGTCGGCGGCGCGTTCGTCCGGCTGCTGGACGGCGGCGGCGACTTCACGGGCGAGGTCGTCTCCTCGGCCGACGGCGACTTCCGCTTCTACGCGGCGCCGGGCGAGTGGACGGTCCGCGCCCTGCACCGCACCGGCAACGGCGAAGCTTCCGTGACCGCGGAGGGCCCCGGCCTGCACCAGCTGGCCATCTCCGTCGGCTGA
- the pstB gene encoding phosphate ABC transporter ATP-binding protein PstB yields MAKRIDVKDVDIYYGKFHAVDGVTLSVPPRNVTAFIGPSGCGKSTVLRTLNRMHEVIPGARVDGQVLLDGEDIYASAVDPVQVRRTIGMVFQRPNPFPTMSIKDNVVAGLKLGGTKGKKTLDDIAERALRGANLWNEVKDRLNKPGGGLSGGQQQRLCIARAIAVQPDVLLMDEPCSALDPISTLAIEDLIGELKKDYTIVIVTHNMQQAARVSDQTAFFNLAGVGQPGRLVELNDTEKIFSNPDEKATEDYISGRFG; encoded by the coding sequence ATGGCCAAGCGAATCGATGTCAAGGACGTCGACATCTACTACGGCAAGTTCCACGCCGTGGACGGCGTCACCCTGTCCGTGCCGCCGCGCAACGTCACCGCGTTCATCGGCCCGTCGGGCTGCGGCAAGTCGACGGTGCTGCGCACGCTCAACCGCATGCACGAAGTGATCCCTGGCGCCCGGGTGGACGGCCAGGTGCTGCTCGACGGCGAGGACATCTACGCCTCGGCGGTCGACCCGGTGCAGGTGCGCCGCACGATCGGCATGGTTTTCCAGCGCCCCAACCCGTTCCCGACGATGTCCATCAAGGACAACGTCGTCGCCGGGCTGAAGCTGGGTGGCACCAAGGGCAAGAAGACCCTCGACGACATCGCCGAGCGCGCCCTGCGCGGCGCGAACCTCTGGAACGAGGTCAAGGACCGCCTGAACAAGCCGGGTGGCGGCCTCTCGGGCGGTCAGCAGCAGCGGCTGTGCATCGCCCGCGCGATCGCGGTCCAGCCGGACGTGCTGCTGATGGACGAGCCGTGCTCCGCCCTGGACCCGATCTCCACGCTGGCGATCGAGGACCTGATCGGCGAGCTGAAGAAGGACTACACGATCGTCATCGTCACGCACAACATGCAGCAGGCGGCCCGGGTTTCCGACCAGACGGCGTTCTTCAACCTCGCCGGCGTCGGCCAGCCCGGCCGGCTGGTGGAACTGAACGACACGGAGAAGATCTTCTCCAACCCGGACGAAAAGGCCACGGAAGACTACATTTCCGGTCGCTTCGGCTGA
- the phoU gene encoding phosphate signaling complex protein PhoU: MREAYHVELEQLADHLAGMSVQVADAMERATRALLEADLSLAEQVISDDSKVDDARAQCEEQAYALLALQAPVATDLRTVLAAIHAAESLERMGDLALHVAKAARRRHPDPVLPESVRPYFTEMGEVAVKLARQVEQVIHSKDVEAAKTIESDDDQVDDIHRHLFTVLMDREWPYGVASAVDVTLLGRFYERYADHAVSVAKRMIFVVTGKMPGYGSDDDI, encoded by the coding sequence ATGCGTGAGGCCTACCATGTCGAACTCGAACAGCTCGCCGACCACCTGGCCGGTATGTCGGTCCAGGTCGCCGACGCCATGGAGCGCGCCACGCGCGCCCTCCTGGAGGCCGACCTCAGTCTCGCCGAGCAGGTGATCAGCGACGACTCGAAGGTCGACGACGCCCGCGCCCAGTGCGAGGAGCAGGCGTACGCCCTGCTGGCCCTCCAGGCGCCGGTGGCGACCGACCTGCGCACGGTGCTCGCGGCGATCCACGCCGCCGAAAGCCTGGAGCGCATGGGCGACCTGGCGCTGCACGTGGCGAAGGCCGCGCGCCGCCGTCACCCGGACCCGGTGCTGCCGGAGTCGGTGCGCCCGTACTTCACCGAAATGGGCGAGGTGGCCGTCAAGCTGGCCCGCCAGGTGGAGCAGGTCATCCACTCCAAGGACGTCGAAGCGGCGAAGACGATCGAGTCCGACGACGACCAGGTGGACGACATCCACCGCCACCTGTTCACGGTCCTGATGGACCGTGAGTGGCCGTACGGCGTCGCCTCGGCGGTCGACGTCACCCTGCTGGGCCGCTTCTACGAGCGCTACGCCGACCACGCGGTGTCGGTCGCGAAGCGGATGATCTTCGTCGTCACCGGCAAGATGCCGGGCTACGGCTCCGACGACGACATCTGA
- a CDS encoding response regulator transcription factor: MSLDLLVLTAEADATSVLPALDLLPHTVRVRAPEVTALLDAGHRDVILLDARSDLASAKSLCRLLKGTGEEEAATPIIAVVGEGGLVAVSAEWRTDDILLPTAGPAEVDARLRLVTTRDGGSAQVDAELRVGELVIDEATYTARLRKRTLELTYKEFELLKYLAQHAGRVFTRAQLLQEVWGYDFFGGTRTVDVHVRRLRAKLGPEHEQMIGTVRNVGYKFERPAKSGGPRPGVPAQADAPAETPELAH; this comes from the coding sequence ATGAGCCTGGACCTTCTGGTACTGACTGCGGAGGCCGACGCCACGTCGGTGCTGCCCGCACTGGACCTGCTGCCGCACACCGTACGCGTCCGCGCTCCCGAGGTGACGGCCCTGCTCGACGCCGGCCACCGCGATGTGATCCTCCTCGACGCGCGCAGCGACCTGGCCTCGGCGAAGAGCCTCTGCCGCCTGCTCAAGGGCACCGGCGAGGAAGAGGCGGCCACCCCGATCATCGCCGTCGTCGGCGAAGGCGGGCTCGTCGCCGTGAGCGCCGAGTGGCGCACCGACGACATCCTGCTGCCCACGGCGGGCCCGGCCGAGGTCGACGCCCGGCTGCGGCTGGTGACGACCCGCGACGGCGGTTCCGCGCAGGTCGACGCCGAGCTGCGGGTCGGTGAGCTGGTGATCGACGAGGCGACCTACACCGCCCGCCTCCGCAAGCGCACCCTCGAGCTCACCTACAAGGAGTTCGAGCTGCTCAAGTACCTCGCGCAGCACGCGGGCCGGGTGTTCACCCGCGCCCAGCTGCTGCAGGAGGTCTGGGGCTACGACTTCTTCGGTGGCACCCGCACGGTCGACGTGCACGTCCGGCGGCTGCGCGCCAAGCTCGGCCCCGAGCACGAGCAGATGATCGGGACCGTGCGCAACGTCGGCTACAAGTTCGAGCGGCCGGCCAAGAGCGGCGGGCCGAGGCCGGGCGTGCCCGCCCAGGCCGATGCCCCGGCCGAGACTCCCGAACTCGCCCACTGA
- a CDS encoding DUF4395 domain-containing protein, translated as MSAGPAVDPRGPRFAAILTTIVLAVVLVTQWWPLLAVQTVVFAIGAFVGLKPAPYSILYRTLVAPRLGPTDEREDAAPLRFAQAVGFVFALAGTIGFAAGITPLGIVATAFALFAAFLNAAFDFCLGCEMFLLIKRFTPARAS; from the coding sequence ATGTCCGCCGGACCGGCCGTCGACCCGCGAGGCCCGCGGTTCGCCGCCATCCTGACCACGATCGTGCTCGCGGTCGTGCTGGTCACCCAGTGGTGGCCGCTGCTGGCGGTCCAGACCGTCGTCTTCGCCATCGGCGCCTTCGTCGGCCTCAAGCCGGCGCCGTACTCGATCCTCTACCGCACGCTGGTCGCCCCGCGCCTCGGCCCGACCGACGAGCGCGAGGACGCGGCGCCGCTGCGGTTCGCCCAGGCCGTCGGGTTCGTGTTCGCACTGGCCGGCACGATCGGCTTCGCCGCCGGGATCACCCCGCTCGGCATCGTCGCGACGGCGTTCGCGCTGTTCGCCGCCTTCCTCAACGCGGCCTTCGACTTCTGCCTCGGCTGCGAAATGTTCTTGCTCATCAAACGCTTCACCCCCGCCCGCGCGTCCTAG
- a CDS encoding thioredoxin family protein, whose product MTGVWVLVATLVAAAAVGALLKARNGRVRDAKPARELPAPVTDVLDPASAVTLVQISTTFCAPCRHAKAVLAPLAERTDGLHHVELDVTNQPEVAQSLSVLRTPTTIALTPDGRELLRVGGVPNGPELLDALRPHLTTRTP is encoded by the coding sequence GTGACGGGAGTGTGGGTGCTCGTGGCGACGCTGGTGGCCGCCGCGGCCGTCGGTGCGCTGCTCAAGGCCCGCAACGGCCGGGTGCGCGACGCCAAGCCGGCGCGCGAGCTGCCCGCTCCCGTCACCGACGTGCTCGACCCGGCGTCCGCGGTGACGCTGGTCCAGATCTCCACCACCTTCTGCGCGCCCTGTCGGCACGCGAAGGCCGTGCTCGCGCCGCTGGCCGAGCGCACCGACGGCCTGCACCACGTCGAACTCGACGTGACGAACCAGCCGGAGGTCGCGCAGTCGCTGTCCGTGCTGCGCACGCCGACCACGATCGCGCTGACCCCGGACGGCCGGGAGCTGCTGCGCGTCGGCGGCGTCCCCAACGGCCCCGAACTCCTGGACGCCCTGCGGCCGCATCTCACGACCCGGACGCCCTGA
- a CDS encoding sulfurtransferase has protein sequence MSREDVLVTTQWAEENLDTPGVVFAEVDEDTTAYDAGHIRGAVKFDWRKDLQDGVRRDFVSKEGFEKLLSEKGISNDDLVILYGGNNNWFAAYAYWYFKLYGHDKVKLLDGGRKKWELDGRELNSDEVKRDTTEYKAQDQDLSLRAFRDEVVQSIGSKNFVDVRSPDEFSGKLLAPAHLPQEQSQVPGHIPGALNVPWAKVANEDGTFKTEDEIRELYKDEGIDEGKGTIAYCRIGERSSIAWFALHELLGYEDVKNYDGSWTEYGSLVGVPVELGAK, from the coding sequence ATGAGCCGTGAAGACGTCCTGGTCACCACCCAGTGGGCCGAGGAGAACCTGGACACCCCCGGCGTCGTGTTCGCCGAGGTCGACGAGGACACCACCGCCTACGACGCCGGCCACATCCGGGGCGCGGTGAAGTTCGACTGGCGGAAGGACCTGCAGGACGGGGTGCGCCGCGACTTCGTCTCCAAGGAGGGCTTCGAGAAGCTCCTCTCGGAGAAGGGCATCTCCAACGACGACCTGGTGATCCTCTACGGCGGCAACAACAACTGGTTCGCCGCGTACGCGTACTGGTACTTCAAGCTGTACGGCCACGACAAGGTCAAGCTGCTCGACGGCGGCCGCAAGAAGTGGGAGCTCGACGGCCGCGAGCTGAACTCCGACGAGGTCAAGCGGGACACGACCGAGTACAAGGCCCAGGACCAGGACCTGTCGCTGCGCGCGTTCCGCGACGAGGTCGTCCAGTCGATCGGGTCGAAGAACTTCGTGGACGTCCGCTCGCCGGACGAGTTCTCCGGCAAGCTGCTCGCCCCGGCGCACCTGCCGCAGGAGCAGTCCCAGGTTCCCGGCCACATCCCCGGCGCGCTGAACGTGCCGTGGGCGAAGGTCGCCAACGAGGACGGCACCTTCAAGACCGAGGACGAGATCCGGGAGCTCTACAAGGACGAGGGCATCGACGAGGGCAAGGGCACCATCGCCTACTGCCGCATCGGTGAGCGCTCCTCGATCGCCTGGTTCGCGCTGCACGAGCTGCTGGGCTACGAGGACGTCAAGAACTACGACGGTTCGTGGACGGAATACGGCTCGCTGGTCGGCGTGCCGGTCGAGTTGGGAGCCAAGTGA